A DNA window from Primulina tabacum isolate GXHZ01 chromosome 12, ASM2559414v2, whole genome shotgun sequence contains the following coding sequences:
- the LOC142520401 gene encoding UDP-glycosyltransferase 90A1-like — translation MVSISAGVPILAMPFMAEQYLNARFVAEEIGVGPRILSRGGSVRGYVAAEEVEMKARELMGGGKVAEEVSKRVAEWGGAAHDAMKEGGSSWLTLDLLIEDVMGKSTD, via the coding sequence ATGGTGAGCATCTCCGCCGGAGTGCCGATACTGGCCATGCCATTTATGGCAGAACAGTATCTCAATGCAAGGTTTGTGGCGGAGGAAATAGGGGTGGGACCGAGGATCTTGTCGCGGGGTGGGTCGGTCAGGGGTTACGTGGCGGCGGAGGAGGTGGAGATGAAGGCAAGGGAGCTTATGGGAGGCGGAAAGGTGGCGGAGGAGGTGAGTAAGAGGGTGGCGGAATGGGGAGGAGCCGCGCATGACGCCATGAAAGAAGGCGGTTCTTCATGGCTCACGTTGGATTTACTGATTGAGGACGTGATGGGAAAATCTACTGATTAA
- the LOC142521267 gene encoding UDP-glycosyltransferase 90A1-like — MGSISCPHFAIFPFLSQGHTIPLLYLSRLLRRRSVVVTLFTTAGNSPRIRTSLQDIDVSIVELPFPQNIEGVPPGVENTDKLSYGSSFLPFARATEQMQESFEKALETLQPPASCVVSDSFLWWTLKSAQKIGVPRLGFFGMGNFSATMYQILGRYSPHAGTDSVDEPFSMAYFPEIKLTRNDFEPPFGDINPSGPFVDFMIDNGIALAMSNGLIVNSFYELESCYADYWSKNVGPKSWNIGPLCLATAPPENNISKNSSYLRWLDEKLEKGEPVMYVSFGTQAEISTEQFLEIAEGLEKSEVSFLWALRSKGLDFPPEFESRVKGRGLVAKEWVDQSKILQHDGVKGFLSHCGWNSVMESISAGVPILAMPFMAEQHLNARFVAEEIGVGLRILSRGGSVRGFVVAEEMEMKVRELMGGGKVAEEVSKRVAEWGGAAHDAMKEGGSSWLTLDLLIEGVMGKIN, encoded by the coding sequence ATGGGTTCGATTTCCTGCCCGCACTTTGCCATCTTCCCTTTCTTGTCCCAAGGCCACACCATCCCTCTCCTGTACCTCTCCCGCCTCCTACGGCGGCGCTCCGTCGTTGTCACTCTCTTCACCACAGCCGGGAACTCCCCGCGCATCCGCACATCCCTCCAAGACATCGACGTTTCCATTGTCGAACTCCCTTTCCCGCAGAACATAGAAGGTGTTCCTCCAGGTGTTGAAAACACTGATAAATTGTCATACGGGTCCTCCTTTCTCCCTTTCGCGAGAGCAACAGAACAGATGCAGGAGAGCTTCGAGAAAGCCCTGGAAACCCTCCAGCCTCCTGCTTCATGCGTCGTCTCCGATTCATTTCTCTGGTGGACTCTGAAATCTGCACAGAAAATCGGGGTGCCGAGGCTGGGTTTCTTCGGGATGGGAAACTTTTCAGCCACCATGTACCAAATATTGGGGAGATACAGCCCACATGCGGGTACAGATTCAGTTGATGAACCCTTTTCGATGGCTTATTTTCCTGAGATAAAGTTGACAAGGAATGATTTTGAGCCACCGTTTGGTGATATTAATCCATCGGGGCCTTTTGTAGATTTTATGATAGACAACGGAATCGCTCTGGCGATGAGTAATGGTTTGATCGTGAACAGCTTTTACGAGCTGGAATCCTGTTATGCTGATTACTGGAGCAAGAACGTCGGGCCGAAATCTTGGAATATCGGGCCACTCTGCTTGGCGACGGCGCCGCCGGAGAATAATATATCGAAGAACTCGAGTTACCTGCGGTGGCTGGATGAAAAATTGGAAAAGGGAGAACCCGTTATGTATGTTTCATTCGGTACACAAGCCGAAATATCAACTGAACAGTTTCTTGAAATTGCAGAAGGCTTGGAGAAATCGGAGGTAAGTTTTTTGTGGGCTTTGAGATCAAAAGGGTTGGATTTTCCACCAGAGTTTGAATCAAGGGTAAAAGGTAGAGGATTGGTAGCAAAAGAATGGGTGGATcaatcgaaaatccttcaacatgACGGGGTAAAAGGGTTTCTGAGTCACTGTGGGTGGAATTCTGTGATGGAAAGCATCTCCGCCGGAGTGCCGATACTGGCCATGCCATTTATGGCAGAACAGCATCTCAATGCAAGGTTTGTGGCGGAGGAAATAGGGGTGGGACTGAGGATTTTGTCACGGGGTGGGTCGGTGAGGGGTTTCGTGGTGGCAGAGGAGATGGAGATGAAGGTGAGGGAGCTAATGGGCGGCGGGAAGGTGGCGGAGGAGGTGAGTAAGAGGGTGGCGGAATGGGGAGGAGCCGCGCATGACGCCATGAAAGAAGGCGGTTCTTCATGGCTCACGTTGGATTTACTGATTGAGGGCGTGATGGGAAAAATCAACTGA
- the LOC142520948 gene encoding UDP-glycosyltransferase 90A1-like, which translates to MGSISCPHFAIFPFLSPGHTIPLLYLSRLLRRRSVVVTLFTTAGNSPRIRASLQDIDVSIVELPFPQNIEGVPPGVENTDKLSFESSFLPFTRATEQMQESFEKALETLQPPASYVVSDSFLWWTLKSAQKIGVPRLGFFGTGNFSTTMYQILGRFRPHAGADSVDEPFSMTDFPEIQLTRNDFQPPFGDINPSGPSVEFMMDSMIALGMSNGLIVNSFYELESRYTDYWNKNLGPKA; encoded by the coding sequence ATGGGTTCGATTTCCTGCCCGCATTTTGCCATTTTCCCTTTCTTGTCCCCAGGCCACACCATCCCTCTCCTGTACCTCTCCCGTCTCCTACGGCGGCGTTCCGTCGTTGTCACTCTCTTCACCACAGCCGGGAACTCCCCGCGCATCCGCGCCTCCCTCCAAGACATCGACGTTTCCATTGTCGAACTCCCTTTCCCGCAGAACATAGAAGGTGTTCCTCCAGGTGTTGAAAACACTGATAAATTGTCATTCGAGTCTTCCTTTCTCCCTTTCACGAGAGCAACAGAACAGATGCAGGAGAGCTTCGAGAAAGCCCTGGAAACTCTCCAGCCTCCTGCTTCGTACGTAGTCTCCGATTCGTTTCTCTGGTGGACTCTGAAATCTGCGCAGAAAATCGGGGTGCCGAGGCTGGGTTTCTTCGGGACGGGGAACTTTTCAACCACCATGTATCAAATATTGGGGAGATTCAGGCCACATGCGGGTGCAGATTCAGTTGATGAGCCCTTTTCGATGACTGATTTTCCTGAGATACAGTTGACAAGGAATGATTTTCAGCCACCGTTTGGTGATATTAATCCCTCGGGGCCTTCTGTAGAATTCATGATGGATAGTATGATCGCTCTGGGGATGAGCAATGGTTTGATCGTGAACAGCTTTTACGAGCTGGAATCCCGTTATACGGATTACTGGAACAAGAACCTCGGGCCGAAAGCTTAG